A region of Coccinella septempunctata chromosome 5, icCocSept1.1, whole genome shotgun sequence DNA encodes the following proteins:
- the LOC123313234 gene encoding uncharacterized protein LOC123313234 — MASLPKSRVTQAKAFLNSAVDFGGPYYITLTRHRGVKACKAYICVFVCLVTKAVHLELASDLSSETFLSALQRFIARRGRIQTIFCDNATNFVGASKQLKLMQTAAQQESINFKFSPPSGPHFNGLAEAGIKSVKLHLTKVIGDQILSYEEFNTILTLVESSLNSRPLTPLSSDIESIDILTPGHFLMMEPPSAVPTPEFSDLPLNRLSRWQLLQRIHHDFWRRWRQEYLHTLQQRTKWLDPLSPPKIGTVVLIKDNNVPPGKWNLGKILDLHPGDDKVARVATIKTSTGLLKRPLVKLCPLPSEQS; from the coding sequence ATGGCTTCACTACCGAAAAGTCGAGTTACGCAAGCTAAAGCTTTTCTTAATTCTGCTGTTGACTTCGGAGGTCCTTATTACATAACTTTGACCCGTCATCGTGGTGTCAAAGCTTGCAAAGCTTATATATGTGTTTTTGTATGCCTTGTTACGAAAGCTGTGCATTTAGAGTTAGCTAGCGATTTATCATCTGAAACGTTTCTTTCTGCCTTGCAGCGTTTCATTGCAAGAAGAGGAAgaattcaaacaattttttgtgaTAACGCCACAAACTTCGTTGGAGCAAGTAAACAATTAAAGCTGATGCAAACTGCAGCTCAACAAGAATCTataaattttaagttttcaccaCCCTCTGGTCCCCATTTCAACGGACTAGCTGAAGCTGGTATCAAATCCGTGAAACTCCATCTAACGAAAGTAATTGGTGACCAAATTCTTTCGTACGAAGAGTTCAACACCATTTTGACGTTGGTCGAATCCAGTTTGAATTCGCGTCCACTGACACCACTGTCCTCAGATATTGAAAGTATTGATATTTTGACGCCTGGACACTTTCTCATGATGGAACCGCCATCTGCAGTTCCCACTCCAGAGTTTTCTGATTTACCCTTGAACCGTTTATCTAGATGGCAACTTCTGCAACGCATTCATCATGATTTTTGGCGTCGTTGGCGCCAAGAATATTTACATACGCTGCAGCAGCGTACCAAGTGGCTGGATCCACTATCACCTCCTAAAATTGGCACGGTGGTGTTGATAAAAGATAATAATGTTCCGCCGGGCAAATGGAATTTAGGTAAAATCCTTGATTTACACCCTGGTGACGATAAGGTTGCTCGCGTCGCCACCATTAAAACCTCTACAGGTTTACTAAAACGACCACTTGTGAAACTTTGCCCACTTCCCAGTGAGCAatcctaa